A section of the Saccopteryx leptura isolate mSacLep1 chromosome 6, mSacLep1_pri_phased_curated, whole genome shotgun sequence genome encodes:
- the GPR135 gene encoding G-protein coupled receptor 135 has protein sequence MEEQPPPPGRPPVCMALLGSPHPGAPSAADPPGGTSSTVTAAGLLSFSTVATAGAAVLGNQSDGSGTEGDITGASASGGLGWHEAEGVAGAAERPPLGPGPAPLLSHGVVVAAQGLILLLIFLLSSLGNCAVMGVIVKHRQLRTVTNAFILSLSLSDLLTALLCLPAAFLDLFTPPGVSATAVGPWHGFCTASRFFSSCFSIVSMFSVALISLDRYCAIVRPPREKIGRRRALQLLVGAWLAALAFSLPSELLRAPREPPAAQSFHGCLYQTSPDPAQLGVAYSVGLVITCYLLPFLLMCFCHYHICKTVRLSDVRIRPVTTYAHVLRFFSEVRTATTVLIMIFFVICCWGPYCFLVLLAAARQALATQAPSLLNVVAVWLTWANGAINPVIYAIRNPNISLLLGRSREEGYRTRNAVASLPNQGPGLQARRSNRFRNRYANPLGVCPRMTSSNPTSATAGDVVLWARKNPVVLFCREGPPEPVTALTKQPKSEARDTSL, from the coding sequence ATGGAGGAGCAGCCGCCTCCGCCCGGCCGCCCGCCAGTGTGCATGGCCTTGTTGGGCAGCCCACACCCCGGCGCCCCCTCCGCAGCAGATCCACCTGGCGGGACTTCCTCCACGGTGACGGCGGCTGGCTTGCTGTCCTTCAGCACCGTGGCTACCGCGGGGGCCGCGGTGCTGGGGAACCAGAGCGACGGGAGCGGGACCGAGGGCGACATCACTGGCGCCTCGGCCTCCGGGGGCCTCGGCTGGCACGAGGCGGAGGGGGTAGCGGGGGCAGCGGAGAGGCCGCCACTGGGCCCCGGGCCGGCGCCGCTGCTGTCGCATGGGGTGGTGGTGGCGGCCCAGGGGCTCATCCTGTTGCTCATCTTCCTGCTGTCTAGCCTGGGCAACTGTGCGGTGATGGGGGTGATCGTAAAGCACCGGCAGCTCCGCACCGTCACCAACGCCTTCATCCTGTCCCTGTCCTTGTCGGATCTGCTCACAGCACTGCTCTGCCTGCCCGCCGCCTTCCTGGATCTCTTCACGCCGCCCGGGGTCTCAGCCACCGCCGTGGGGCCCTGGCACGGCTTCTGCACTGCCAGCCGCTTCTTCAGCTCGTGCTTCAGCATCGTGTCAATGTTCAGCGTGGCCCTCATCTCTCTGGACCGCTACTGCGCCATCGTGCGGCCGCCCCGGGAGAAGATCGGTCGCCGCCGCGCACTGCAGTTGCTGGTGGGCGCCTGGCTGGCGGCCCTGGCCTTCTCCTTGCCCTCTGAGCTTCTCCGTGCGCCCCGGGAGCCCCCGGCGGCGCAGAGCTTCCACGGCTGCCTGTACCAGACGTCCCCCGACCCTGCGCAGCTGGGTGTGGCCTATAGCGTGGGGCTGGTGATCACCTGCTACCTGCTGCCTTTCCTGCTCATGTGCTTCTGCCACTACCATATCTGCAAGACCGTGCGCCTGTCAGACGTGCGCATACGGCCTGTGACTACCTACGCGCATGTGTTGCGTTTTTTCAGCGAGGTGCGCACGGCTACCACTGTACTCATCATGATCTTCTTTGTCATCTGCTGCTGGGGACCCTACTGCTTCCTGGTGCTGCTGGCTGCTGCCCGGCAGGCACTGGCCACGCAGGCCCCCTCACTCCTCAACGTGGTGGCTGTCTGGCTGACGTGGGCCAATGGGGCCATCAACCCTGTTATCTATGCCATTCGCAACCCCAACATATCCCTGCTCCTAGGACGCAGTCGGGAAGAAGGTTACCGGACTAGGAATGCGGTCGCTTCCCTGCCCAACCAGGGACCCGGCCTACAGGCCAGAAGGAGCAATCGCTTTCGAAACCGCTATGCCAACCCGCTGGGAGTCTGCCCCAGAATGACCTCTTCCAATCCGACCAGCGCGACGGCGGGGGACGTGGTCTTGTGGGCTCGCAAAAACCCAGTTGTACTTTTCTGCCGGGAAGGGCCACCAGAACCTGTGACAGCATTGACCAAACAGCCTAAATCTGAAGCCAGGGACACCAGTCTCTAA